A region of Chloracidobacterium sp. DNA encodes the following proteins:
- a CDS encoding GGDEF domain-containing protein, translating into MNDSKNKLRRDLKPALVFLSGELIAVPIPLEREEVILGRALEADVRVNDTQVSRQHARIIAMPTESRVSMQYILNDLDSRNGTFLNGRRVKKEILENGDKITVGDTILRFDLLDEIDREYQRQIHRLISHDDLTGLLSSRSFFSELRREAGRAKAEKRPFCVLMMDGDNFKGVNDKFGHLTGSKTIEEIGFSITTSLRSGDVAARFGGDEFAAFLLDADLAQGIVAAERIRKGIEEYHFSVVKQGRSDENHRISVSIGISCFPDDSKDPIELVEMADSALYRAKRQGRNRIAAYRDITIEDLNYSDLPPRRE; encoded by the coding sequence ATGAACGATTCGAAAAATAAACTGCGACGCGATCTTAAACCCGCGTTGGTATTTCTCAGCGGCGAACTGATCGCTGTGCCGATACCGCTTGAGCGCGAAGAGGTCATCCTCGGACGAGCTCTCGAAGCCGACGTTCGTGTGAATGACACACAGGTCTCGCGTCAGCATGCTCGCATAATTGCGATGCCAACCGAATCGCGGGTCTCGATGCAGTACATCCTTAACGACCTCGACTCGCGAAACGGCACATTTCTCAACGGCCGCCGCGTCAAAAAAGAAATCTTGGAGAACGGCGACAAGATCACTGTCGGCGATACGATCCTGCGGTTTGACTTGCTCGACGAGATCGACCGCGAATATCAACGGCAGATACACCGTTTGATCTCACACGACGACCTAACGGGATTGCTTTCGAGCCGCTCGTTCTTTTCGGAATTGCGACGTGAAGCAGGCCGTGCAAAGGCCGAGAAACGTCCGTTCTGTGTGTTGATGATGGACGGCGACAATTTTAAGGGCGTAAATGACAAATTTGGCCATCTGACGGGCAGCAAGACGATCGAGGAGATCGGTTTTTCCATCACAACCAGCCTCCGCAGCGGCGACGTTGCCGCGCGTTTCGGCGGGGATGAATTTGCTGCGTTCTTGCTCGACGCCGATCTCGCTCAGGGCATCGTTGCAGCCGAACGAATTCGCAAAGGCATCGAAGAATACCATTTCAGCGTCGTCAAACAGGGCAGAAGCGATGAAAATCACCGCATATCCGTCAGCATCGGCATCTCGTGTTTTCCTGACGATTCAAAGGACCCGATCGAGCTTGTAGAAATGGCCGATTCCGCCCTTTACCGTGCCAAACGTCAGGGCCGCAACCGCATCGCCGCCTACCGCGATATCACCATCGAAGACCTCAACTACAGCGACCTGCCGCCCCGCCGCGAATAG
- a CDS encoding tail fiber domain-containing protein → MSRYFFTILFIGLLTIAVYSQTTEFTYQGSLRDGATAANGNYDFEFVLFDAVSGGSQLGVTNVHYNLPVINGIFGVKLDFGAVFPGANRYLEIYVRPNGGGAFTALGPRQLVNSSPYSIKSLYAENAATANNALNLGGVAANQFVVTTDPRMTNERPPTSGSTNYIQNQNAGAQAASNFNISGNGTVGGTLSGNLVSTATHFSIGNNRILTNIGLQNIFAGVGAGSINSKGAANSFFGYEAGFGNTTASNNSFFGNRAGYSNSGSNNSFFGRAAGQSNTFGDGNAFFGAFAGQSSTTGSFNSFFGQSAGQANSTGNSNSFFGTEAGTENTTGISNSFFGLSAGASNTTGNDNSFFGRGSGQANTTGFFNSFFGRSAGQANTTGFENAFFGLSAGASNTTGDENSFFGSDAGDSNSTGSANSFFGNAAGSGNTAGINNTLIGHNTGSATTTGDNNTFLGKGAGTVNTTGSNNTLIGYNAEVGASNLTFATAIGAGAVVSTDDTLVLGRSSDIVRVPGFIRVLQLGGAGPTPLCLNANFTISTCSSSLRYKTNVNRFGQGLDLINQLKPITFDWKDGGLHDLGLGAEDVAAIEPLLVTYNSNGEVEGVKYDRIGVVLVNAVKEQQSQIKAQQKEIAERKETEQKLQSQIDELKTIVCSLKPNADGCKQSEK, encoded by the coding sequence ATGTCACGCTATTTTTTTACGATCTTATTCATTGGTCTTTTGACCATCGCCGTCTATTCACAAACAACCGAATTTACGTATCAAGGCAGCTTGCGTGACGGTGCAACTGCGGCGAACGGCAACTATGATTTCGAGTTCGTATTGTTTGACGCTGTGAGTGGAGGCAGCCAACTCGGGGTCACGAATGTCCATTACAACCTGCCGGTCATCAACGGCATATTCGGCGTTAAGCTTGATTTCGGTGCGGTATTTCCGGGAGCGAACCGTTACTTAGAGATTTATGTTCGTCCCAATGGCGGCGGAGCATTTACCGCGCTGGGTCCTCGGCAGTTGGTCAATTCATCTCCGTATTCAATAAAAAGCCTGTATGCCGAAAATGCTGCAACTGCCAACAACGCGCTTAATCTCGGCGGCGTTGCTGCAAATCAGTTTGTCGTTACAACAGACCCACGAATGACGAATGAGCGTCCGCCAACTTCAGGCAGCACGAACTATATTCAAAATCAGAATGCCGGAGCGCAGGCCGCAAGTAATTTCAACATCAGCGGCAACGGCACAGTGGGCGGCACACTTAGCGGCAATCTTGTTAGTACGGCAACGCATTTTAGTATTGGGAACAATCGTATTCTTACTAATATCGGTTTACAAAATATATTTGCCGGTGTAGGAGCGGGATCGATAAACTCCAAGGGTGCTGCCAATTCCTTTTTTGGTTATGAGGCCGGATTCGGCAATACAACAGCCAGTAACAATTCATTTTTCGGCAACAGGGCTGGATATTCTAACAGTGGAAGCAATAATTCGTTCTTCGGCCGTGCTGCTGGACAATCCAATACATTTGGCGACGGCAATGCGTTTTTCGGGGCATTTGCCGGACAAAGTAGTACTACAGGCAGTTTCAACTCGTTTTTCGGACAAAGTGCCGGCCAAGCCAACTCAACGGGCAATAGTAATTCGTTTTTCGGGACTGAAGCAGGAACCGAAAACACGACAGGCATTTCCAACTCTTTCTTTGGGCTGAGTGCGGGAGCGTCCAATACTACAGGTAATGACAACTCGTTTTTCGGACGCGGTTCGGGACAAGCAAATACTACTGGTTTTTTTAACTCGTTTTTTGGACGTAGTGCAGGACAAGCAAACACGACGGGGTTTGAGAATGCGTTTTTCGGGCTGAGTGCCGGAGCTTCCAACACAACTGGCGATGAAAATTCATTTTTTGGAAGTGATGCAGGTGATAGCAACTCAACGGGCAGTGCAAACTCGTTCTTTGGTAATGCTGCAGGAAGTGGCAATACAGCGGGTATCAACAATACCTTAATCGGCCATAATACAGGTTCAGCTACCACAACCGGCGACAATAACACGTTCCTCGGCAAAGGAGCCGGAACTGTAAACACTACAGGCAGCAACAACACTCTGATCGGCTATAACGCCGAAGTTGGAGCCTCAAACCTTACCTTTGCTACCGCGATCGGTGCAGGTGCAGTGGTCTCGACAGACGACACGCTCGTACTTGGCCGCAGCAGCGACATCGTTCGTGTTCCGGGCTTTATTCGCGTTCTTCAATTGGGAGGTGCCGGTCCGACACCGCTTTGCCTTAATGCAAACTTCACGATCTCGACCTGCTCGTCATCACTAAGATATAAGACCAACGTCAATCGCTTCGGCCAAGGCCTCGATCTGATTAACCAACTAAAACCGATAACCTTCGACTGGAAAGACGGTGGTCTGCACGATCTCGGCCTCGGTGCCGAGGATGTTGCCGCGATCGAGCCACTGCTAGTCACATACAACTCAAATGGCGAAGTCGAAGGCGTAAAGTACGACCGCATTGGCGTTGTGCTCGTCAACGCTGTCAAAGAACAGCAATCTCAGATTAAAGCACAGCAGAAGGAGATCGCCGAACGAAAAGAGACCGAGCAAAAACTGCAATCGCAGATCGACGAGTTAAAGACGATCGTTTGTTCGTTAAAACCAAATGCAGACGGCTGCAAACAATCGGAGAAATAG
- a CDS encoding tail fiber domain-containing protein, giving the protein MFRLILFIAVFSIVALNTQAQTTEFTYQGSMKDGASSANGNYDFEFKLFDLVSAGAQQGSTIQRLNVAVANGIFTVSLDFGAGTLPGADRFLDIGVRTAGGGAFTALTPRQQVNSSPYSVKSLNSATADTATNATQLGGVAASQYVVTSDPRMTDARPPTAGSADYIQNQNAAPQSSSNFNISGTGTANLFVATAQYNIGANRILSNPGSNNLFAGVGAGNAHTTGTGNSFFGRIAGDATTTGSSNAFFGSSTGNNNVSGFANTLLGTNAEVTLPDLQFATAVGANASVSTSNTIALGRPAGQDTVKVPGILDVTSQYFIGGSRLISTAGDNNLFVGIGAGAANTVGQSNSYFGRDAGLNNNGFHNSFFGSSAGRMTTGGLGNSFFGSSAGEQNVDGERNSFFGYLAGRANTTGNVNSFFGAQAGTANTTGGLNAFFGSLSGSANTTAAGNTFYGAQSGIKTTTGGSNTFVGSNAGFDNVTGVENSFFGASAGLNNTASQNSFFGFLSGLSNTTGVQNSFFGFRSGSVNSVGVANSYFGFRAGEFSTTGDNNAFFGSFTGRNTTTGGRNSYYGAFAGAANTGGNFNSSFGYGAGSSNQSGSSNSFFGNEAGNSALVDENSFFGAFAGKNTNTGTGNSLFGFQAGLANTVANNNSMFGHQAGLATTTGGGNAFFGSSAGIANTTGIQNAFFGLVAGDSNTSGSNNSFYGVGSGGSNSTGAFNVFIGTFAGNTNTAGDNNTVLGYNADVSGGNFNNATAIGARASVSQSDSLVLGSINGVNGAVADTNVGIGTTAPAFRLDVADRIRISQRTGSAGGSNSAGIWLHQNTPNDDRGFIGMRDDNNVGLYGGNGAGWGLYLDTTTGFVTVPFLGIAGPTQLCRNASNQISTCSSSLRYKTNIGQFSQGISFVNNLRPISFDWKDGGMKDVGFGAEDVAKIDPRFVTYNDKGEVEGVKYDRIGVVLVNAVKEQQSQIETQRKQIEQQQSQIDALTKLVCASNKEAEICKEN; this is encoded by the coding sequence ATGTTTAGACTAATTTTGTTTATCGCGGTATTCAGCATTGTTGCCCTAAACACACAGGCTCAGACGACCGAGTTCACCTATCAGGGCAGTATGAAAGACGGGGCAAGTTCGGCAAACGGAAACTACGATTTTGAATTTAAGCTGTTTGATCTGGTGAGTGCAGGAGCGCAGCAGGGGAGCACGATTCAGCGGCTGAATGTTGCGGTTGCTAATGGAATATTTACAGTTTCGCTTGATTTTGGAGCAGGCACTTTGCCGGGAGCCGATAGGTTTTTAGATATAGGTGTTCGCACGGCAGGCGGCGGAGCGTTCACCGCTCTTACTCCGCGGCAACAGGTAAATTCGTCTCCTTACTCTGTGAAAAGTCTTAATTCGGCAACGGCCGACACCGCCACGAATGCAACGCAGCTTGGCGGCGTCGCGGCTAGTCAATACGTCGTCACCTCCGATCCGCGAATGACCGACGCCCGCCCGCCAACAGCAGGGAGTGCTGATTACATCCAAAATCAAAACGCCGCCCCACAATCGTCAAGCAACTTCAACATTAGTGGCACGGGAACGGCAAATTTATTCGTTGCGACGGCACAATACAACATTGGAGCGAACCGCATTTTAAGCAATCCGGGGTCGAATAATCTTTTCGCCGGCGTTGGTGCCGGAAATGCACACACGACGGGAACTGGTAATTCTTTCTTTGGCAGGATAGCCGGTGACGCAACAACCACTGGCAGCAGCAATGCGTTTTTCGGTTCGTCGACGGGTAACAATAACGTAAGCGGATTTGCCAACACGCTGCTTGGCACAAATGCTGAGGTCACGCTTCCCGATCTGCAGTTTGCGACCGCCGTTGGTGCAAACGCTTCGGTTTCGACGAGCAACACGATAGCACTCGGCCGCCCCGCAGGACAGGACACGGTGAAGGTTCCCGGCATACTCGACGTCACATCGCAATACTTCATCGGCGGCAGCAGGCTGATTAGCACAGCCGGTGACAATAATCTTTTTGTCGGGATCGGAGCGGGCGCGGCAAATACCGTCGGACAGTCAAATTCATATTTCGGTAGAGACGCGGGACTGAACAATAACGGATTTCACAATTCATTTTTCGGTTCGTCCGCCGGGCGAATGACAACTGGCGGTTTGGGAAATTCGTTCTTCGGCTCCAGCGCCGGCGAGCAAAACGTCGATGGTGAACGAAACTCATTCTTTGGCTATCTGGCTGGCAGAGCGAATACTACTGGAAACGTGAACTCATTTTTTGGAGCTCAGGCAGGAACTGCGAATACCACGGGCGGCTTGAATGCTTTTTTCGGGTCGCTGTCAGGCAGCGCAAATACGACAGCTGCCGGCAATACATTTTACGGAGCGCAGTCGGGCATTAAGACTACAACCGGCGGCAGCAACACATTTGTAGGTTCTAACGCCGGATTCGACAATGTTACGGGCGTCGAAAATTCATTCTTCGGCGCTAGCGCCGGACTGAACAATACCGCCAGCCAAAATTCGTTTTTTGGTTTTCTTTCAGGATTGAGCAACACTACGGGTGTGCAAAACTCATTTTTTGGTTTCCGTTCCGGCAGCGTAAATAGCGTGGGCGTCGCCAATTCTTATTTCGGCTTTCGGGCTGGTGAATTTTCAACCACGGGCGACAACAATGCCTTTTTTGGTTCATTTACCGGCAGGAACACCACAACGGGCGGTAGAAATTCCTATTACGGAGCCTTTGCGGGAGCGGCGAATACGGGTGGAAATTTTAATTCTTCTTTCGGATACGGTGCAGGCTCGTCAAATCAATCCGGCAGCAGCAACTCGTTTTTTGGCAACGAGGCGGGCAACAGCGCGTTAGTGGACGAGAATTCGTTTTTCGGAGCCTTTGCAGGCAAAAATACTAATACGGGAACAGGTAATTCTTTGTTCGGTTTTCAGGCTGGACTTGCGAATACGGTTGCAAACAATAATTCGATGTTTGGACATCAGGCGGGACTGGCAACGACGACCGGCGGTGGAAATGCGTTCTTCGGAAGCAGTGCGGGAATTGCCAACACGACCGGAATTCAAAACGCATTTTTTGGTTTAGTGGCGGGAGACTCGAATACATCCGGCAGCAACAACAGCTTTTATGGAGTGGGATCAGGCGGCTCAAATTCAACCGGTGCGTTTAATGTATTTATCGGAACCTTTGCCGGAAATACGAACACGGCCGGCGACAACAACACGGTTCTCGGCTATAACGCAGATGTAAGCGGAGGAAACTTTAACAACGCAACGGCGATCGGCGCACGGGCGTCCGTTTCTCAAAGTGATTCACTTGTTCTGGGTAGTATCAATGGCGTAAACGGAGCTGTCGCAGATACTAATGTGGGAATCGGGACAACCGCGCCTGCGTTTCGTTTAGACGTTGCAGATCGAATAAGAATAAGTCAGCGAACCGGCAGCGCAGGCGGATCTAACAGCGCCGGTATTTGGCTGCATCAAAATACCCCAAACGACGATCGCGGCTTTATCGGGATGCGCGACGACAACAATGTAGGGCTTTACGGCGGTAACGGAGCGGGTTGGGGCCTGTATCTAGACACGACAACCGGATTTGTAACGGTTCCGTTTCTTGGTATCGCAGGCCCGACTCAACTATGTCGAAACGCATCGAATCAAATTTCGACATGCTCGTCGAGCTTGCGTTACAAAACCAACATCGGCCAATTTTCGCAAGGGATATCATTTGTAAACAACCTCCGCCCGATCTCGTTCGACTGGAAGGACGGCGGCATGAAAGATGTCGGCTTTGGCGCGGAAGATGTCGCAAAGATTGATCCGCGATTTGTAACATACAATGATAAAGGCGAGGTCGAGGGCGTAAAGTACGACCGCATTGGCGTTGTGCTCGTCAACGCTGTCAAAGAACAGCAATCTCAGATCGAAACTCAGAGGAAACAAATTGAACAGCAGCAATCGCAGATCGATGCATTGACAAAGCTCGTATGCGCCTCAAACAAAGAAGCCGAAATTTGCAAGGAGAATTAA
- a CDS encoding tail fiber domain-containing protein produces the protein MKKVFALVFLTLTVCSVQKISAQTTEFTYQGSLQDGANPANGNYDFEFRLFDLASGGVQQGSTVQRLNVAVANGIFTVSLDFGSGTLPGADRFLDIEVRTAGGGAFTALSPRQRVNSAPYSVKSLNAASADTANNALQLGGVAANQYVVTTDPRMTDARTPTAGSTNYIQNTTALQSLSNFNVSGTGTANVFNSTSDYHVSGFRVLSTLGTNNVFVGIGSGLVNTGARNAFFGRDAGEQNTSGERNSFFGYAAGQGNITGGNNSFFGTDSGASNNSGFNNSFFGSQAGRFNAGGINNSFFGNIAGRANLTGVRNSFFGAASGTVNTIGEDNTFVGSNSGTSNTSGFFNSFFGSTAGQQNSTGGNNSFFGRGAGLSNTTGSNNTVIGDSSNVGAGNLNFATAIGAQAVVGTSNTVVLGRPADTVQVPGTLSISGSLSAGVLNASTQFNIGGNRVFSIAGTSNVFAGADAGADNSTGTQNSFFGQSAGANNTTGTTNAFFGRTAGFQNTIGEDNSFFGANAGQNNSAGDSNTFVGLAAGFGNSTGSFNSFFGVAAGQSNTTGDNNTIIGSFANVGSGNLSYATALGAGAVVSTSNSIVLGRADGSDFVRVPGVIVLTTLSSAGSTQVCRNGANVISTCSSSLRYKTNINRFGPGLSLINQLRPITFDWKEGGMHDLGLGAEDVAAIEPLLVTYNKDGQVEGVKYDRIGVVLVNAVKEQQSQIETQQLKIEALEKQNQSQHKLIEAITIALCSLNPATEICKQKE, from the coding sequence ATGAAAAAGGTTTTTGCACTCGTGTTTCTAACTCTCACTGTATGCTCGGTACAGAAGATAAGCGCCCAAACGACAGAGTTTACTTATCAGGGGAGTTTGCAAGACGGCGCAAATCCGGCCAATGGAAATTACGACTTTGAATTTAGGCTATTTGACCTCGCAAGCGGTGGCGTCCAGCAAGGCAGCACGGTCCAGCGGCTAAACGTCGCGGTTGCAAACGGCATATTTACGGTCTCACTTGATTTCGGCTCGGGTACTTTGCCCGGTGCGGACAGATTTCTTGACATCGAGGTTCGCACGGCAGGCGGCGGAGCGTTTACCGCGCTTAGTCCGAGGCAGCGGGTTAATTCGGCTCCATATTCGGTAAAAAGCCTCAATGCGGCGTCTGCCGACACTGCAAACAATGCCCTCCAACTTGGCGGCGTTGCAGCGAATCAATACGTTGTCACGACCGATCCTCGAATGACAGACGCCCGAACGCCGACGGCGGGCAGCACGAACTACATACAAAATACGACCGCTCTGCAATCACTCAGCAATTTCAATGTCTCAGGAACTGGTACGGCGAATGTTTTCAATTCAACTTCTGATTATCACGTTAGCGGCTTTAGGGTCCTGTCAACGCTTGGGACGAACAATGTGTTTGTAGGGATCGGCTCAGGGCTCGTAAACACAGGTGCGCGCAATGCTTTCTTCGGCCGGGATGCAGGCGAGCAAAACACCAGCGGTGAACGCAACTCATTTTTTGGCTATGCTGCCGGCCAGGGCAATATCACAGGCGGAAACAATTCGTTCTTCGGTACTGATTCGGGGGCCTCGAACAATTCGGGATTTAACAACTCTTTTTTTGGCAGCCAAGCGGGAAGATTTAATGCGGGCGGAATAAATAATTCCTTCTTCGGAAACATCGCCGGGCGGGCCAACCTTACCGGTGTACGTAATTCATTTTTCGGCGCGGCCTCTGGAACCGTTAACACGATCGGCGAAGATAATACTTTTGTTGGGTCTAATTCCGGCACGTCAAATACGAGTGGTTTTTTCAATTCGTTCTTTGGCTCCACTGCCGGACAGCAAAATTCCACGGGCGGCAATAATTCGTTTTTCGGAAGGGGTGCTGGTCTTTCCAATACAACCGGTTCGAATAACACTGTAATCGGCGACAGCTCGAACGTCGGAGCCGGGAATCTAAATTTTGCCACCGCGATAGGTGCTCAGGCAGTCGTCGGGACCAGTAATACCGTCGTCCTCGGCCGGCCGGCGGATACCGTCCAAGTGCCGGGGACGCTGAGCATTAGCGGCTCGCTGTCGGCAGGTGTTCTGAACGCATCTACTCAGTTCAATATCGGCGGCAATCGCGTGTTCAGTATTGCTGGAACCTCTAATGTCTTCGCCGGAGCGGATGCCGGTGCCGATAATTCCACGGGCACCCAAAACTCCTTTTTTGGGCAGTCCGCGGGCGCAAATAATACGACGGGGACGACCAACGCCTTTTTTGGTAGGACTGCTGGTTTTCAAAATACGATCGGCGAGGACAACTCGTTTTTTGGTGCGAACGCTGGGCAGAATAACTCGGCGGGCGATTCTAATACATTCGTCGGCCTCGCCGCCGGATTCGGTAACAGCACAGGAAGTTTCAATTCATTTTTCGGGGTTGCGGCGGGCCAGTCCAACACGACAGGAGACAACAATACAATAATCGGAAGTTTTGCGAATGTTGGATCCGGAAATCTAAGCTATGCAACCGCTCTCGGTGCCGGAGCAGTCGTCTCGACGAGTAATTCGATCGTTCTCGGACGGGCTGATGGGTCTGATTTCGTCCGCGTGCCGGGCGTTATTGTCCTTACAACACTGAGCAGTGCCGGTAGTACACAGGTTTGTAGGAACGGTGCAAATGTCATCTCTACCTGCTCATCATCGCTACGTTATAAAACCAACATAAACCGATTCGGACCTGGCCTGAGCCTCATCAATCAGTTAAGGCCGATCACCTTCGACTGGAAAGAAGGCGGGATGCACGATCTCGGACTCGGAGCCGAGGACGTCGCCGCCATCGAGCCATTGCTTGTCACATACAACAAAGACGGCCAAGTAGAAGGCGTAAAATACGACCGCATCGGCGTCGTGCTCGTCAACGCTGTAAAAGAACAGCAATCTCAGATCGAGACGCAGCAGTTAAAGATCGAAGCTCTCGAAAAGCAAAATCAGTCGCAGCACAAATTAATCGAGGCCATTACAATAGCCTTGTGTTCACTTAACCCGGCAACAGAAATCTGTAAACAAAAGGAATAA
- a CDS encoding tail fiber domain-containing protein: protein MKLTTLSLIIILAAALTSFSQTTEFTYQGSLKDGAIAANGNYDFEFKLFDLVSGGTQQGSTLQRLNVAVANGIFAVSLDFGAGTLPGADRYLDIAVRTAGGGVFTALTPRNKVNSSPYSVKSLNSTTADAATNATQLGGVAASQYVVTTDPRMTDARPPTAGSTNYIQNGTSVQASSNFNISGTGTANILNAATQYNIGGSRVMSVAGTNNLFAGAGAGTANTTGGNNSFFGRNSGSANTSGSRNSFVGSLSGNSNTTGSDNVFIGSQAGQLNTGGLNNVFIGSTAGVLNATGNFNTFVGAFSGQANTTGLGNVLLGIDAGYSNTTGNYNTFVGTGAGRSNTTAGDNAFFGQSSGYANTTGSFNAFFGGNSGSANTTGNANSFFGKNVGVANTTGFSNAFFGTNAGDNNSSGGGNSFFGRIAGTGNTTGSDNAFFGFGAGAANTTGGNNTIVGHGGNVGSGGLSFATAIGSNAVVTTSNTVVLGRIEDTVVAPNLLQVDALGAAGATALCRNASNQIATCSSSMRYKANIDRFASGLSLINRLKPITFDWKDGGMHDLGLGAEDVAAIEPLLVTYNSKGEVEGVKYDRIGVVLVNAVKEQQKIIEDQQTQIDALIKLVCLTNKDAEVCKEK from the coding sequence ATGAAGTTAACAACTCTTTCTTTAATAATTATTTTAGCCGCAGCTCTTACATCGTTTTCCCAAACTACGGAATTTACCTATCAGGGCAGCCTGAAAGACGGAGCAATTGCCGCGAACGGAAATTACGATTTTGAATTTAAGCTGTTTGACCTTGTAAGCGGCGGCACCCAGCAGGGCAGCACGCTTCAGCGTTTAAATGTTGCAGTTGCAAACGGCATTTTCGCAGTATCGCTTGATTTTGGCGCAGGGACCTTGCCGGGAGCTGATCGATATTTGGACATCGCTGTTCGCACGGCAGGCGGCGGGGTGTTTACGGCGCTTACTCCGAGGAATAAGGTGAACTCGTCTCCCTACTCCGTTAAAAGCCTGAATTCAACAACCGCCGACGCGGCCACGAACGCCACCCAACTTGGAGGCGTGGCGGCCAGCCAGTACGTTGTAACAACGGACCCGCGAATGACTGATGCTCGTCCGCCAACGGCGGGGTCAACAAACTATATACAGAATGGTACATCGGTGCAGGCGTCGAGCAACTTCAACATAAGCGGAACAGGAACGGCAAACATTCTGAATGCCGCCACACAATACAACATCGGCGGCAGCCGCGTCATGAGTGTGGCGGGGACAAACAACTTGTTTGCAGGAGCGGGTGCAGGCACCGCAAACACGACCGGCGGAAACAACTCATTTTTTGGCAGGAACTCCGGCTCCGCGAACACATCGGGCAGCCGAAACTCTTTCGTCGGCTCATTGTCCGGAAACTCGAACACGACGGGCAGCGACAACGTTTTCATCGGCTCTCAGGCGGGCCAGTTGAACACGGGCGGACTCAACAACGTATTTATCGGCTCCACAGCGGGAGTACTTAACGCGACGGGCAATTTCAATACTTTCGTTGGAGCGTTCTCAGGCCAGGCAAACACAACGGGCCTTGGTAATGTTCTCCTCGGCATTGACGCCGGGTACTCGAACACGACCGGCAACTACAATACTTTCGTTGGCACAGGAGCAGGCCGCTCAAACACTACGGCCGGCGACAACGCTTTCTTCGGTCAGAGTTCTGGCTACGCAAATACGACAGGCAGCTTCAATGCCTTCTTCGGGGGAAACTCTGGCTCGGCGAATACAACTGGCAACGCAAACTCTTTCTTCGGCAAGAACGTTGGCGTGGCAAACACCACCGGCTTTTCAAACGCTTTTTTTGGCACTAACGCCGGTGATAATAATTCCTCGGGCGGCGGCAATTCGTTTTTCGGACGTATTGCAGGAACCGGCAACACGACTGGAAGTGACAATGCGTTTTTCGGGTTTGGTGCCGGAGCGGCCAACACGACGGGCGGAAACAACACCATAGTCGGCCACGGCGGAAATGTCGGTTCAGGAGGTCTGAGCTTTGCGACCGCGATCGGCTCGAACGCTGTCGTGACGACAAGCAACACGGTTGTATTGGGCAGAATTGAGGATACCGTTGTTGCTCCAAACCTGCTGCAAGTCGATGCGCTCGGTGCAGCTGGAGCCACTGCGCTTTGCCGCAATGCCTCGAACCAGATCGCAACGTGTTCGTCGAGTATGCGATACAAAGCAAACATCGACCGCTTTGCTTCCGGCCTGAGCCTGATCAACCGGCTCAAACCGATCACCTTTGACTGGAAAGACGGCGGCATGCACGATCTCGGCCTCGGTGCCGAAGACGTCGCCGCGATCGAGCCTTTGCTTGTCACATACAACTCAAAAGGTGAGGTCGAAGGCGTCAAATATGACCGCATCGGTGTCGTGCTCGTCAACGCAGTCAAGGAGCAGCAAAAAATAATCGAAGACCAGCAAACGCAGATCGATGCGTTAATAAAACTGGTTTGCCTAACGAACAAGGATGCCGAAGTATGCAAGGAGAAATAA